Proteins encoded in a region of the Diabrotica virgifera virgifera chromosome 4, PGI_DIABVI_V3a genome:
- the LOC126883933 gene encoding uncharacterized protein LOC126883933, with protein sequence MQRFFNEFFASDEVINRSANQRSLQSVISRYGEISRLLRLVDKVDSRTDYVMMDRRKFYKKVISEFSQVRAKRKLSFEDEIASNPTQEQQSSELTSLLDNNQPLTSIENMGDHVSSSRIFYKNHQSISKLEIHKNTDVPQIECLQNNNTDGHNTETPPTLEGIVDTVAEFQRTIDSNVIDSNVITNTMENLVAKDAAFDPINIKQNTKQSKRPRLNKKTYCEFISDNEDPFFTDGSSSWSDTGNTSSDTSTHNKRPKKKIVKKTQKVSKELASKTDDIDIVGEKGKRTKRINYRKNRKDLKNRGQQYTRADGTIRSKREIKPNPCIGKKCGNGCQNVTEERRLSLFHHFWSLSSARQRDWIVNMSRRNSIKRKRSKDSGKRSFSYEYYINDNEDRRRVCQQFLLNTLDITQTYVHYTLTNSIEGSAKYDLRGKIIPANKTKETTRQSVINFIKKLPALPSHYCRKDTTKLYLPVEFRNQKMCTVFTKARKHPRE encoded by the exons ATGCAACGTTTTTTTAACGAATTTTTTGCAAGTGACGAAGTTATAAATAGAAGTGCCAATCAAAGGTCGCTTCAGTCAGTGATCAGCCGTTACGGGGAGATATCACGTTTGTTGAGACTTGTCGATAAGGTTGATAGTAGAACCGA ttACGTGATGATGGACCGTAGgaagttttataaaaaagtaaTATCCGAATTCTCTCAGGTACGGGCTAAACGTAAATTATCCTTCGAAGACGAAATAGCATCAAACCCTACACAGGAACAACAATCTTCGGAATTAACTTCATTATTGGATAATAATCAACCCTTGACAAGCATTGAAAATATGGGTGATCATGTTTCATCTTctagaatattttataaaaatcatCAGTCAATAAGTAAATTAG AAATACACAAAAACACCGATGTCCCACAAATAGAATGTTTGCAAAACAATAATACCGATGGCCATAATACTGAGACTCCACCAACCTTGGAAGGAATAG TTGACACTGTTGCAGAGTTTCAACGGACTATTGATAGCAATGTAATTGATAGCAATGTAATAACGAACACAATGGAAAATTTAGTCGCCAAAGATGCTGCTTTTGATCCTATTAATATTAAGCAAAATACAAAACAATCCAAACGACCCAGACTTAACAAAAAGACATATTGTGAATTTATCTCCGATAATGAAGACCCGTTTTTTACTGATGGTTCTAGTTCGTGGAGTGATACAGGTAACACGTCTTCAGATACATCTACCCATAATAAGAGGCCTAAGAAAAAGATAGTCAAAAAAACACAGAAGGTAAGTAAGGAGTTAGCCAGTAAAACAGATGATATTGACATAGTTGGCGAAAAAGGTAAAAGAACAAAACGAATAAATTATAGAAAGAATAGAAAGGATCTTAAAAATAGAGGTCAACAGTATACCCGAGCAGATGGAACAATACGTTCTAAAAGAGAAATTAAACCTAATCCTTGTATCGGGAAAAAATGCGGCAATGGTTGCCAGAATGTAACCGAAGAACGAAGATTGTCATTGTTTCATCATTTTTGGAGTTTGAGTAGTGCTAGACAACGCGATTGGATTGTAAATATGAGCCGACGAAATTCAATCAAGAGAAAACGTTCAAAAGATAGTGGGAAACGTTCTTTTTCGTACGAATATTACATTAATGATAACGAAGATAGACGAAGAGTCTGCCAGCAGTTTCTACTTAACACCCTAGATATTACACAAACTTATGTACATTATACACTAACAAATTCCATTGAGGGATCTGCAAAATATGATCTAAGAGGTAAAATTATACCTGCTAATAAAACTAAGGAAACTACACGACAAAGCGTTATAAACTTCATCAAAAAGTTGCCAGCACTGCCCTCTCACTACTGTCGAAAGGATACTACTAAACTTTACTTACCAGTAGAATTTAGGAACCAAAAAATGTGTACCGTATTTACAAAGGCGAGAAAACATCCGAGGGAATAG